In one Flavobacteriales bacterium genomic region, the following are encoded:
- a CDS encoding PadR family transcriptional regulator, translating into MKVDNTKAQMRKGVLEYCILGVLAKGERYPSDILSDLKDARLIVVEGTLYPLLTRLKDSGLLTYRWEESRSGPPRKYYKLTTEGERFLTELDQTWDELVQAVKKTTRKTTN; encoded by the coding sequence ATGAAGGTCGACAACACAAAGGCGCAGATGCGCAAGGGCGTCCTGGAGTATTGCATCCTCGGCGTGCTGGCCAAAGGGGAACGATACCCGTCGGACATCCTGTCGGACCTGAAGGATGCGCGGCTGATCGTGGTGGAGGGCACGCTCTACCCCCTGCTCACCCGATTGAAGGACAGCGGCCTGCTCACCTACCGATGGGAGGAGTCACGCTCCGGGCCGCCGCGCAAGTACTACAAGCTCACCACCGAGGGCGAGCGATTCCTCACCGAGCTCGACCAGACCTGGGACGAGCTGGTGCAGGCCGTGAAGAAGACCACCCGCAAGACCACCAACTAG
- a CDS encoding glycosyltransferase family 39 protein: MERRSQRRRSAERAQGSAWHWFKHDLADARERYVKRTSAAHKRVVLLLLLIGAALRLWLVLEPITASEATAYMAFAVQPFGEAVSDYSLPVNHILHTLLTKWSTALLGVNAVGLRMPAFLAGLAALPLFYLFARSLFNRYIALMALAMAAGYPALAELSAIAHGYSITWCAMLAAFLLGRHLVRENNPWSALFMGLALALGTWAVPSMVFPALMVLLWTLFSIMAKYERSLNQRLAMLGLSAAVFLAGSLLLYLPVAVTHGVDQLFHHVTEGDASWKSFAAGYADKVLELWVWVVDPASTGVALLGFAGLLHATYISAKYRAILFALVLGALPLTLLLRDAGDPWQWAYMLFFLHLGSAIALFYLLKLVQDRVFQGFGKRTRTGWASIALVAGFASGTGVARDRVDHLPEAPAAAEFLAGALAPADRLCVDPAWEAAIAFSLQRHRIEAVGRRGDPPPGARLFVVVGSPGGPAPDEAVSRCGQSIHGFEEPGMLKDWPRMEIFAARKR, from the coding sequence ATGGAGCGCCGATCCCAGCGGCGGCGCTCGGCTGAGCGTGCGCAGGGCAGCGCCTGGCACTGGTTCAAGCACGACCTGGCCGATGCCCGCGAACGGTACGTGAAGCGCACCTCGGCGGCGCACAAGCGCGTGGTGCTCCTCCTTCTCCTTATCGGTGCGGCACTTCGTCTCTGGTTGGTACTGGAGCCGATTACGGCATCCGAGGCCACGGCGTATATGGCCTTCGCCGTGCAGCCGTTCGGCGAGGCCGTCTCGGACTATTCATTGCCGGTCAATCACATCCTGCACACCCTGCTCACGAAGTGGAGCACGGCACTGCTGGGCGTCAATGCGGTGGGCCTCCGCATGCCGGCCTTCCTGGCCGGTCTGGCTGCGCTGCCGCTCTTCTACCTCTTCGCACGGTCGCTATTCAACCGGTACATCGCCCTCATGGCCCTGGCCATGGCCGCCGGATACCCTGCCCTGGCCGAACTCAGCGCCATTGCGCACGGCTACAGCATCACTTGGTGTGCCATGCTGGCTGCCTTCCTGCTGGGCCGGCACCTGGTGCGCGAGAACAACCCGTGGTCCGCACTGTTCATGGGCCTTGCACTGGCCTTGGGGACCTGGGCCGTTCCATCCATGGTCTTCCCGGCCTTGATGGTGCTGCTCTGGACCCTCTTCAGCATCATGGCCAAGTACGAGCGCTCCTTGAATCAGCGGTTGGCCATGCTCGGGCTCTCCGCGGCGGTCTTCCTGGCCGGCTCCCTGCTGCTCTACCTGCCGGTGGCGGTGACCCATGGCGTGGACCAGCTCTTCCACCACGTCACGGAGGGCGATGCTTCGTGGAAGTCCTTCGCTGCGGGGTATGCCGACAAGGTGCTGGAGCTCTGGGTATGGGTGGTGGACCCCGCTTCCACCGGGGTGGCGCTGCTCGGATTCGCCGGCCTCCTGCATGCCACCTACATCTCGGCCAAGTACAGGGCCATCCTCTTCGCCCTGGTGCTGGGGGCGCTGCCGTTGACGCTGCTGCTGCGCGATGCGGGCGATCCCTGGCAATGGGCCTACATGCTCTTCTTCCTCCACCTGGGATCGGCCATCGCGCTGTTCTACCTCCTGAAGCTGGTCCAGGACAGGGTCTTCCAGGGGTTCGGCAAGCGCACCCGCACGGGTTGGGCGTCCATTGCGCTGGTAGCCGGTTTCGCCAGCGGCACGGGGGTGGCACGCGACCGGGTGGATCATCTGCCGGAGGCTCCGGCCGCTGCGGAATTCCTGGCCGGTGCGCTGGCGCCCGCGGACAGGCTCTGCGTGGACCCGGCCTGGGAGGCGGCCATCGCCTTCAGCCTCCAGCGCCACCGGATCGAAGCCGTGGGCCGGCGCGGGGACCCGCCTCCCGGTGCGCGGCTTTTCGTGGTCGTGGGGTCGCCCGGCGGCCCCGCTCCGGACGAGGCCGTCAGCCGATGCGGGCAGTCCATCCACGGATTCGAGGAGCCGGGGATGCTGAAGGATTGGCCGCGAATGGAGATCTTCGCGGCCCGCAAGCGGTAG
- a CDS encoding phosphoheptose isomerase gives MAQLNETYENGKRISPKLPEGKKNFLIDIDGTICEDIPNEEPERMVTAAIYEGALEICNGWFGEGHIITFFTSRLEEHRAVTTEWLDRHGFKYHAILFGKPRGGNYHWIDNHIVRATHYDGRFTKLVERQGTVDVFGEE, from the coding sequence ATGGCACAACTCAACGAGACCTACGAGAACGGCAAGCGCATCAGCCCGAAGCTGCCCGAGGGGAAGAAGAACTTCCTCATCGATATCGACGGCACCATCTGCGAGGACATCCCCAACGAGGAGCCTGAGCGCATGGTAACAGCCGCCATCTACGAGGGTGCGCTGGAGATCTGCAACGGCTGGTTCGGCGAAGGGCACATCATCACCTTCTTCACCAGCCGCTTGGAGGAGCACCGCGCGGTGACCACCGAATGGCTTGACCGCCACGGCTTCAAGTACCACGCGATCCTCTTCGGCAAGCCGCGCGGCGGGAACTACCACTGGATCGACAACCACATCGTGCGCGCCACGCACTACGATGGCCGGTTCACCAAGCTGGTGGAGCGGCAGGGAACCGTGGATGTGTTCGGCGAGGAATAA
- a CDS encoding Omp28-related outer membrane protein has translation MRLFPIAVGLLLSAEAVSQNAYLTNCYVPRYWKANTAWEISARVRNLTSGAPLVTFRVDWRFNGGPVQQGGWQSTTGINPGQYWPYVHPIPFNVPAGSGTLKIWVVGVGETDPSNDTLFFPVNVLEAWATKSVLLEQYTGTWCQFCPAPNATTNTMDADPLIVVAKHHNGDELSNANSTAYWAQFNAEYSPAGVMEQEEFGTLPDDAQYDQWPARADQRKLGVSPASIAIVPAFNAWQRQLTVDVDVTFAAAQTGEFVVNAYLLEDNVAGSQTGALPGYIHQQVVRDVLGGPAGTTGVIPASSAAGATYAHQYTYAVPVEWNASNLRVAVTVTEKRNGASWTVNVADAGLVLVGIEEQQSLLFSVHPNPSAGDLQLTVGGRSGPVRIQVLSMDGRVVADRTEQTGAPELRVPGFEQLPAGNYLLRVECAGRTGQQRVVRMP, from the coding sequence ATGCGCCTGTTCCCGATCGCTGTCGGACTGCTGCTGTCCGCCGAAGCCGTTTCCCAGAACGCCTACCTTACGAATTGCTACGTGCCCCGCTACTGGAAGGCGAACACCGCCTGGGAGATCTCCGCACGGGTGCGCAACCTCACTTCAGGGGCGCCCTTGGTCACCTTCCGGGTGGACTGGCGATTCAATGGCGGTCCCGTGCAGCAGGGAGGCTGGCAGAGCACCACGGGTATCAATCCCGGCCAGTACTGGCCATACGTCCACCCGATTCCGTTCAATGTGCCGGCCGGTAGCGGCACGTTGAAGATCTGGGTGGTGGGGGTGGGGGAGACCGACCCATCCAACGATACGCTCTTCTTCCCGGTGAACGTCCTCGAAGCATGGGCCACGAAGAGCGTGCTCCTGGAGCAGTACACGGGCACCTGGTGCCAATTCTGCCCGGCCCCCAATGCCACCACCAATACGATGGATGCCGATCCGCTCATCGTCGTCGCCAAGCACCACAACGGCGATGAACTGAGCAATGCCAACAGCACGGCCTATTGGGCGCAGTTCAATGCCGAGTATTCGCCGGCCGGGGTGATGGAGCAGGAAGAGTTCGGCACGCTGCCCGATGACGCCCAGTACGATCAGTGGCCGGCGCGTGCCGACCAGCGCAAGCTTGGCGTATCGCCCGCTTCCATCGCCATCGTCCCTGCCTTCAATGCCTGGCAGCGGCAGCTGACGGTGGATGTGGACGTGACCTTCGCCGCGGCACAGACCGGTGAGTTCGTGGTGAATGCCTACCTCCTGGAGGACAATGTGGCCGGCTCACAGACCGGTGCCCTGCCGGGATACATCCACCAGCAGGTCGTGCGCGATGTCCTCGGCGGGCCGGCCGGCACCACGGGCGTCATCCCAGCGAGCTCTGCAGCAGGCGCCACCTACGCGCATCAGTACACCTATGCCGTGCCGGTGGAGTGGAACGCCTCCAACCTACGGGTGGCGGTGACGGTGACCGAGAAGCGCAATGGCGCATCATGGACGGTGAACGTGGCGGATGCCGGACTGGTCCTGGTGGGCATTGAGGAGCAGCAATCGCTCCTCTTCAGCGTTCATCCGAACCCGAGCGCCGGTGACCTGCAGCTGACCGTGGGCGGACGGTCTGGCCCTGTGCGCATCCAGGTGCTGTCCATGGACGGCAGGGTCGTCGCTGATCGCACCGAGCAAACCGGGGCTCCGGAACTGCGAGTGCCCGGCTTCGAGCAGCTGCCGGCCGGGAATTACCTGCTGCGGGTGGAGTGTGCCGGCCGCACCGGTCAGCAGCGCGTAGTGCGGATGCCTTGA
- the mnmD gene encoding tRNA (5-methylaminomethyl-2-thiouridine)(34)-methyltransferase MnmD produces MPNGEGAGAKRITAVRTGDGSRTLTWGGEHYHSIHGAVVESTHVYIRSGLEHAGRAHADVLEVGLGTGLNLLLTWVRCLEGKLSVDYTALEPHPVPASVLEGLGHCTDLGWPGLHEQFMARMTDPSAGWQEAFGGLRFRKLELPVQQFEEPGSYDVVYFDAFAPGHQPEMWTLEVFERMHRALRPGGLLVTYCAKGEVRRTLERAGFRVERLTGPPGKREMLRAVKPEA; encoded by the coding sequence ATGCCGAATGGCGAAGGAGCAGGAGCGAAGCGCATCACCGCCGTGCGGACGGGCGATGGCTCGCGCACGCTGACCTGGGGCGGTGAGCACTACCACAGCATCCATGGGGCGGTAGTGGAGAGCACGCACGTCTACATCCGCAGTGGCCTGGAGCATGCGGGCCGTGCGCATGCGGATGTGCTGGAGGTGGGACTGGGCACCGGCTTGAACCTCCTGCTCACATGGGTGCGCTGTTTGGAAGGCAAGCTCTCGGTGGATTACACGGCCTTGGAGCCCCATCCGGTTCCGGCTTCGGTGCTGGAAGGGCTCGGGCATTGCACCGACCTTGGATGGCCAGGCCTTCATGAGCAGTTCATGGCGCGCATGACCGATCCCTCGGCCGGATGGCAGGAGGCCTTCGGCGGGCTGCGCTTCCGAAAGCTTGAACTGCCGGTGCAGCAGTTCGAGGAGCCAGGGAGCTATGATGTCGTGTACTTCGACGCCTTCGCACCCGGGCACCAGCCGGAGATGTGGACGCTGGAGGTGTTCGAGCGGATGCACCGCGCGCTTCGGCCAGGCGGCCTGCTGGTGACCTATTGCGCGAAGGGAGAGGTGCGCCGCACGCTTGAGCGGGCTGGCTTCCGGGTGGAGCGCCTGACGGGCCCGCCAGGCAAGCGGGAGATGCTCAGGGCGGTCAAACCGGAAGCCTGA
- the ettA gene encoding energy-dependent translational throttle protein EttA — translation MAEEGRQIIFNMVKVGKTLPSGKKILNDIYLGFYYGAKIGVLGLNGSGKSTLMRIIAGKEKSFEGDVHLSPGYSIGHLEQEPELDESKTVIEIVREGVQPIMDLLKEYEEVNNKFADEDVLNDPDKMDKLIARQGVLQDRIEASDAWNIDQKLEVAMDALRCPEADQPIKVLSGGERRRVALCRLLLQQPDILLLDEPTNHLDAESVAWLELHLQQYKGTVIAITHDRYFLDNVAGWILELDRGEGIPFKGNYTSWLEQKTARLAQEEKTESKRQRVLKQELEWVRSNASARRTKSKARLQNYEKMQSESVKEKEAKLEIFIPNGPRLGDKVIEFKNVSKGFGDRLLIDNLSFALPPAGIVGIIGPNGAGKTTLFRMAMGAEKPDSGTITIGETVQIAYVDQSHKDLVADKTVYEVISGGLENITFGNVVMNTRAYLSRFNFSGTDQNKKVGVLSGGERNRLHLAMTVKQSSNVLLLDEPTNDLDVNTLRALEEAIQDYSGCAVIISHDRWFLDRVCTHILAFEGDSQVYWFEGGFTDYEENRKKRLGGDIVPHRIKYRKLVRG, via the coding sequence ATGGCAGAAGAAGGCCGCCAGATCATCTTCAACATGGTGAAGGTGGGGAAGACCCTCCCTTCCGGAAAGAAGATCCTCAACGACATCTACCTCGGCTTCTACTACGGGGCCAAGATCGGCGTGCTCGGCCTTAACGGCTCGGGCAAATCCACGCTGATGCGCATCATCGCCGGCAAGGAGAAGAGCTTCGAGGGCGATGTGCACCTCAGCCCCGGCTACTCCATCGGCCACCTCGAGCAGGAGCCCGAACTCGATGAGAGCAAGACCGTGATCGAGATCGTGCGCGAGGGCGTGCAGCCCATCATGGACCTGCTGAAGGAATACGAGGAGGTGAACAACAAGTTCGCCGATGAGGATGTGCTGAACGATCCGGACAAGATGGACAAGCTCATCGCGCGCCAGGGCGTCCTGCAGGACAGAATCGAAGCGAGCGATGCCTGGAACATCGACCAGAAGCTGGAGGTGGCCATGGATGCGCTGCGCTGCCCCGAAGCCGATCAGCCCATCAAGGTGCTCTCCGGTGGTGAGCGCCGCCGCGTCGCGCTCTGCCGCTTGCTCCTGCAACAGCCCGACATCCTTCTCCTTGACGAACCGACCAACCACCTCGACGCCGAGAGCGTGGCCTGGCTGGAGCTGCACCTGCAGCAGTACAAGGGCACGGTCATCGCCATCACCCACGACCGCTACTTCCTGGACAATGTGGCGGGCTGGATCCTGGAACTGGACCGCGGCGAGGGCATCCCCTTCAAGGGCAACTACACCAGCTGGCTCGAGCAGAAGACCGCCCGCCTGGCGCAGGAGGAGAAGACCGAGAGCAAGCGCCAGCGCGTGCTGAAGCAGGAGCTGGAGTGGGTGCGCAGCAACGCCAGCGCCCGCCGCACCAAGAGCAAGGCCCGTCTGCAGAACTATGAGAAGATGCAGAGCGAGAGCGTGAAGGAGAAGGAGGCCAAGCTCGAGATCTTCATCCCCAACGGCCCGCGCCTCGGCGACAAGGTGATCGAGTTCAAGAACGTGAGCAAGGGCTTCGGCGACCGCCTGCTCATCGACAACCTCAGCTTCGCGCTGCCACCGGCCGGCATCGTGGGCATCATCGGCCCCAACGGCGCCGGTAAGACCACGCTGTTCCGCATGGCGATGGGCGCGGAGAAGCCCGATAGCGGCACCATCACCATCGGCGAGACCGTGCAGATCGCCTACGTGGACCAGAGCCACAAGGACCTAGTGGCCGACAAGACCGTGTACGAGGTCATCAGCGGAGGCCTGGAGAACATCACCTTCGGCAACGTGGTGATGAACACCCGCGCCTACCTGTCGCGCTTCAACTTCAGCGGAACGGACCAGAACAAGAAGGTGGGCGTGCTCTCCGGCGGCGAGCGCAACCGCCTGCACCTGGCCATGACCGTGAAGCAGAGCAGCAACGTGCTGCTGCTCGACGAGCCGACGAACGACCTGGACGTGAACACGCTGCGCGCGCTGGAAGAGGCCATTCAGGACTATTCAGGCTGCGCGGTGATCATCAGTCACGACCGTTGGTTCCTCGACCGTGTATGCACGCACATCCTCGCCTTCGAGGGCGACAGCCAGGTGTACTGGTTCGAGGGCGGCTTCACCGATTACGAGGAGAACCGCAAGAAGCGCCTGGGCGGGGACATCGTGCCGCACCGGATCAAGTACCGGAAGCTGGTGCGGGGGTGA
- a CDS encoding 4-hydroxy-3-methylbut-2-enyl diphosphate reductase encodes MRSFTIPSHYRSDLIGRLKAFRKAQDPKKKDLSPTVLDLGAVRFVFARHFGFCYGVENAIEISYKALEENPGKRIFLLSQMIHNPAVNDDLTSRGMRFIQDTNGQPLMDWNELTADDIVIIPAFGTTLETEEKLKAIGIDPLKYNTTCPFVEKVWNRSAQLGQKDYTVVIHGKAKHEETRATFSHTAAGAPAVIIKDMAEAQELGRIISGELPASRFHELFGTRCTPGFDPARDLQRIGVVNQTTMLATETQAIADHLKQVMIGKHGEAEFKAHFADTRDTLCYATNDNQDATNELLKAEADLALVVGGYNSSNTSHLVELLEHRFPTYFIKDEGEILSAETIQHFNYPAHKLQSTEGWLPAKRPLTIILTSGASCPDTLLDRVMLKVLGFVEGVRDPAEVVEGMMT; translated from the coding sequence ATGCGCTCCTTCACCATCCCCTCCCACTACCGCAGCGACCTCATCGGCCGCCTCAAGGCCTTCCGCAAGGCGCAGGACCCCAAGAAGAAGGACCTGAGCCCCACGGTGTTGGACCTTGGTGCGGTGCGCTTCGTATTCGCCCGGCACTTCGGTTTCTGCTACGGCGTGGAGAACGCCATCGAGATCAGCTACAAGGCCCTGGAGGAGAACCCCGGTAAGAGGATCTTCCTGCTGAGCCAGATGATCCACAACCCGGCCGTGAACGACGACCTCACCAGCCGGGGCATGCGCTTCATCCAGGACACCAACGGCCAACCGCTGATGGATTGGAACGAGCTCACGGCCGACGATATCGTGATCATCCCCGCCTTCGGCACCACCTTGGAGACCGAGGAGAAGCTCAAGGCCATCGGCATCGACCCGCTGAAGTACAACACCACTTGCCCCTTCGTGGAGAAGGTGTGGAACCGCAGCGCGCAGCTGGGCCAGAAGGACTACACCGTTGTGATCCACGGGAAGGCGAAGCACGAGGAGACGCGAGCCACCTTCAGCCACACCGCTGCCGGCGCGCCCGCCGTGATCATCAAGGACATGGCCGAGGCGCAGGAGCTGGGCCGCATCATCTCCGGGGAACTGCCTGCATCGCGCTTCCACGAGCTGTTCGGCACGCGGTGCACACCGGGCTTCGACCCCGCCAGGGACCTCCAGCGCATCGGCGTGGTGAACCAGACCACCATGCTGGCCACCGAGACCCAGGCCATCGCCGACCACCTGAAGCAGGTGATGATCGGCAAACACGGAGAGGCCGAGTTCAAGGCCCACTTCGCCGACACGCGCGATACGCTCTGCTACGCCACCAACGACAATCAGGACGCCACCAACGAACTGCTGAAGGCCGAGGCCGACCTGGCGCTGGTGGTGGGTGGTTACAACAGCAGCAACACCAGCCACCTGGTGGAACTGCTCGAGCACAGGTTTCCCACCTACTTCATCAAGGACGAGGGCGAGATCCTGAGCGCGGAGACCATCCAGCACTTCAACTACCCGGCACACAAGCTGCAGAGCACGGAAGGCTGGCTCCCCGCGAAGCGGCCGCTCACGATCATCCTCACCAGCGGCGCCAGCTGCCCGGATACCCTGCTGGACCGGGTGATGCTGAAGGTGCTGGGCTTTGTGGAGGGCGTCCGGGATCCGGCGGAGGTGGTGGAGGGAATGATGACTTGA
- a CDS encoding PspC domain-containing protein — MKKTVTANVSGTVFHIEEDAYERLQGYLEGIKARLEGTAGRQEIMADIEARIAELFQERMAGQRQVVSIEDVDHVIAVMGQPEDYGDGQAEQATAGQTAQEAGGKGYKRLYRDPDDKWVGGVIGGLAAYIGMDPLWLRIIMIVFILLGSGTPILLYILLWILVPLADTPADRLRMEGEPVTVDNLKRAFEEGGRRVAHEANEIGKRWSSGASRRSSAAGQVIVKLLGAGIVLFAFSLLLGLVTTAIGGTWGLWHATWSSDDMGLLDFAGLLFNSHEQTIWLMVGLALLCLIPVVGLLLAGFKLLLDTETPRWLGVSLTALWIAAFVPVTLVGIELGREFHRSNSVRESIDLAPPAGDILYLDALMPAETAGDWSFRFKEGELDVDLDGLHVADGMIAGGWGRLDVAASPDSVYRLVVVREAHGRNAKAALARASAIAVDHRQEGEVLQVSPVIRFPAADKIRAQDARFTLQVPVGKGIFFRSGCEEVIHDVDNVTNTLDRDMIGKTWRMTPAGLEEGRPGQLVPEPPAMQEIPAPPALPKGKPKSGPTPDEEGQKTVVSQAHVQLPSLLSLLRLRI; from the coding sequence ATGAAGAAGACCGTCACCGCCAATGTCAGCGGCACCGTGTTCCACATCGAGGAGGATGCCTATGAGCGCCTGCAGGGCTACCTCGAGGGCATCAAGGCCCGGCTTGAAGGCACCGCCGGCCGGCAGGAGATCATGGCCGACATCGAAGCGCGCATCGCCGAGCTCTTCCAGGAGCGGATGGCCGGCCAGCGCCAAGTGGTCTCCATCGAGGATGTCGACCACGTCATCGCGGTGATGGGGCAGCCCGAGGACTACGGCGACGGACAAGCTGAACAGGCCACAGCCGGGCAGACGGCCCAGGAGGCCGGCGGAAAAGGGTACAAGCGCCTCTACCGCGACCCTGACGACAAGTGGGTGGGCGGCGTCATCGGGGGCCTGGCGGCTTACATCGGAATGGACCCGTTGTGGCTGCGCATCATCATGATCGTCTTCATCCTGCTCGGGAGCGGCACGCCCATCCTGCTGTACATCCTGCTGTGGATCCTGGTGCCCCTGGCTGATACCCCGGCCGACCGCCTGCGCATGGAGGGCGAGCCGGTGACCGTGGACAATCTGAAGCGCGCCTTCGAGGAGGGCGGCCGACGGGTGGCGCATGAGGCCAACGAGATCGGCAAGCGCTGGAGCAGCGGTGCCTCAAGGCGCTCTTCCGCCGCCGGCCAGGTGATCGTAAAGCTGCTTGGCGCAGGGATCGTCCTTTTCGCCTTCAGCCTCCTGCTGGGCCTCGTCACCACGGCCATCGGCGGCACCTGGGGCCTTTGGCATGCCACCTGGTCGAGCGATGACATGGGCCTGCTCGACTTCGCAGGTCTCCTGTTCAATTCGCATGAACAGACCATCTGGCTGATGGTGGGCCTGGCACTCCTGTGCCTGATTCCCGTGGTGGGGCTGCTGCTTGCGGGATTCAAGCTTCTGCTCGACACGGAAACGCCGCGCTGGCTCGGCGTTTCCCTCACCGCCCTGTGGATCGCCGCCTTCGTCCCGGTCACCCTCGTCGGCATCGAGCTCGGCCGCGAGTTCCACCGCAGCAACAGCGTGCGGGAATCGATTGACCTGGCCCCTCCCGCCGGCGACATCCTCTACCTCGATGCGCTGATGCCGGCAGAGACCGCAGGGGATTGGAGCTTCCGCTTCAAGGAAGGCGAACTGGATGTCGACCTCGACGGCCTGCACGTGGCGGATGGCATGATCGCCGGCGGCTGGGGCCGCCTGGATGTCGCCGCAAGCCCCGATAGCGTCTACCGCCTGGTGGTGGTGCGCGAGGCCCATGGCCGCAACGCGAAAGCCGCCCTGGCCCGCGCCTCGGCCATCGCGGTGGATCACCGCCAGGAGGGCGAGGTGCTGCAGGTGTCGCCGGTGATCCGGTTCCCGGCGGCGGACAAGATCCGCGCCCAGGATGCACGCTTCACGCTGCAGGTGCCGGTGGGCAAGGGCATCTTCTTCCGCAGCGGCTGCGAGGAGGTGATCCATGACGTGGACAATGTGACCAACACGCTGGACCGCGACATGATCGGCAAGACCTGGCGGATGACGCCCGCAGGCCTGGAGGAAGGCCGGCCCGGGCAGCTGGTGCCGGAGCCGCCGGCCATGCAGGAGATTCCTGCTCCGCCAGCGCTCCCCAAAGGGAAGCCCAAGAGCGGGCCCACGCCCGACGAGGAGGGCCAGAAGACCGTGGTGAGCCAGGCCCATGTGCAGCTCCCCTCCCTCCTCAGCCTGCTGCGACTGCGGATCTGA
- a CDS encoding DUF4241 domain-containing protein, whose translation MPPKRYHTDASNQASLPDCFMLYQDLFRADSVDLESLGRFALITSTIGHLEIRSQRLMVGDPVILHDLAPLALPIPNGDHPIDLVQLVNPKHIGHRMNALIRLRLNDDPPENWKFASTDSLLMDTADVRSDNFHGFSVDAGSALLFDARHQKRLLDLDFDRLWTDSTNVNPDVFSFSTNGDGRFPAYWGFNEQGEPCQLIIDLLVVRCRCT comes from the coding sequence GTGCCCCCGAAGCGATACCATACGGATGCCTCGAACCAGGCATCCCTTCCCGACTGCTTCATGCTCTATCAGGACCTGTTCCGCGCGGACTCCGTTGACTTGGAATCCCTGGGTCGGTTCGCATTGATAACAAGCACCATCGGCCACTTGGAGATCCGCTCGCAGCGGCTCATGGTCGGGGACCCGGTGATCCTGCACGATCTGGCCCCTTTGGCATTGCCGATACCCAATGGAGATCACCCAATCGACCTCGTTCAGTTGGTGAACCCGAAGCACATTGGTCATCGCATGAACGCATTGATCAGGCTGCGCCTGAACGATGACCCTCCGGAGAATTGGAAGTTCGCGAGCACTGACAGCCTATTGATGGACACGGCGGACGTTCGATCGGATAACTTCCATGGCTTCAGCGTCGATGCCGGATCGGCCCTGCTTTTCGACGCTAGACATCAGAAACGCCTGCTGGATCTGGACTTCGACAGGCTTTGGACCGACTCCACGAACGTGAACCCGGATGTCTTCTCCTTCTCCACCAACGGCGATGGGCGATTCCCGGCCTACTGGGGATTCAACGAGCAGGGCGAGCCCTGCCAGCTTATCATCGACCTGTTGGTGGTCCGTTGCAGATGCACCTGA
- a CDS encoding DUF3365 domain-containing protein produces the protein MRHHLVIAFAMLSAWSCSPSVPPFDEGAAIEHGRGIAGTTFQQLSARLQAAMASEGPSGALQYCSVAALPLVDSLSVAQGIRIKRTSDRIRAPHDAPDADEERRLNEVLALLSAGTAPADIPPQAVALGDSVAYYQPILIAMPTCLKCHGTAVTDVDSLTLAAIRERYPQDAAMGYRVGDFRGLWTIRWKR, from the coding sequence ATGCGCCATCATTTGGTCATTGCATTCGCTATGCTGAGTGCTTGGTCCTGCTCCCCGTCGGTCCCGCCATTCGATGAAGGCGCAGCGATCGAGCACGGGCGGGGCATCGCAGGGACCACCTTCCAGCAGCTTTCCGCTCGTCTGCAAGCAGCCATGGCCAGCGAGGGACCTTCGGGTGCGTTGCAGTACTGCTCGGTGGCCGCGCTGCCCTTGGTCGACTCACTTTCCGTTGCGCAGGGCATCCGCATCAAGCGCACCAGCGACCGGATCCGCGCGCCGCATGATGCCCCCGATGCCGATGAAGAGCGTCGCCTGAACGAAGTGCTCGCCCTGCTATCCGCTGGCACTGCCCCGGCGGACATCCCTCCGCAGGCCGTGGCGCTGGGCGACAGTGTGGCCTACTACCAGCCCATCCTCATCGCCATGCCCACCTGCCTGAAGTGCCACGGCACGGCCGTCACCGATGTGGACAGTCTGACGCTGGCCGCGATCCGCGAACGGTACCCGCAGGACGCGGCGATGGGGTATCGAGTGGGCGACTTCCGCGGGTTGTGGACCATCAGGTGGAAGCGGTGA